The Pochonia chlamydosporia 170 chromosome 1, whole genome shotgun sequence genome window below encodes:
- a CDS encoding thioesterase superfamily protein (similar to Beauveria bassiana ARSEF 2860 XP_008599069.1), with translation MSKKLSPSAFTKAVMRSFMADSGLEPRLLGPRFRILTAQAGRVDFELDIHKDHTNRLNTIHGGTLASLVDLGGSLAVASTGRFATGVSTDLNVTYLAPGGKPGDVLKGTAICEKIGKTLAFTTVTFTNHKGQLAARGSHTKYVAGTVGADGPYVAPPEFSDDVD, from the exons ATGTCCAAGAAACTATCCCCTTCGGCCTTTACAAAAGCC GTGATGCGGTCATTCATGGCCGACTCCGGCTTGGAACCGAG ATTATTAGGCCCTCGA TTCCGCATATTGACTGCCCAAGCCGGGCGGGTTGATTTCGAGCTCGACATCCACAAAGATCACACG AACCGCCTCAATACTATCCATGGTGGAACGTTGGCCAGTCTCgttgaccttggcggctCACTGGCCGTTGCGTCAACGGGCCGTTTTGCAACTGGCGTTTCAACGGACTTGAATG TGACATATCTCGCTCCTGGCGGAAAACCAGGCGACGTTCTCAAGGGGACTGCCATTTGCGAAAAGA TTGGAAAGACACTGGCATTCACAACGGTTACATTCACCAATCATAAAGGCCAATTAGCTGCTCGAGGCAGTCATACCAA ATATGTTGCTGGCACTGTGGGCGCAGATGGTCCTTACGTTGCACCGCCCGAGTTTTCTGACGATGTAGACTAG